Proteins encoded in a region of the Carassius carassius chromosome 49, fCarCar2.1, whole genome shotgun sequence genome:
- the LOC132132055 gene encoding hypoxia up-regulated protein 1-like codes for MRERLSLWAAFCLIVAFLPSQTESVAVMSVDLGSEWIKIALVKPGVPMEIVLNKESRRKTPVAVCLKENERLFGDSALGVAVKNPKVVYRFLQSILGKTADNPQVAQYEKHFPEHQLQRDEKRGTVFFKLSEELQYTPEELLGMILNYSRGLAQDFAEQPIKDAVITVPAYFNQAERRAVLQAAHIAGLKVLQLINDNTAVALNYGVFRRKDINSTAQNIMFYDMGSGSTTATIVMYQTVKTKESGTQPQLQIRGVGFDRTLGGFEMELRLRDHLAKLFNEQKKSKKDVRENLRAMAKLLKEAQRLKTVLSANAEHTAQIEGLMDDMDFKAKVTRSEFEALCENLFDRVPGPVKEALAAAEMSMDEIEQVILVGGSTRVPKVQDVLLKAVGKEELSKNINADEAAAMGAVYQAAALSKAFKVKPFLVRDAALFPIQVEFSRETEEEDGMKTVKHNKRILFQRMAPYPQRKVITFNRYTDDFVFNINYGDLSFLSEQDLKVFGSQNLTTVKLSGVGSSFKKHSDAESKGIKAHFNMDESGVLNLDRVESVFETVVEEKEESTLTKLGNTISSLFGGGISEQNANVTEPVTDEEEVIPEAGKDQDQSEKQEESAPEKSEEGKEGEPQAEEKKDDKEDKAETQGETEAEKTEEKSDAEKAEETEAEKKSKIQKKSKISEDITVELEVNDVLDPSTEDMEVSKKKLQDLTDRDLEKQEREKTLNSLEAFIFETQDKMYQDEYLAVVNEEEKEQITGKLSEASSWMDEEGYTAGTKELKEKLSELKKLCKAMFFRVEERRKWPDRLAALDSMLNHSTIFLKSVRLIPEADQIFTEVELKMLERVINESMTWKNETVAEQEKLSPTEKPVLLSKDIEAKRSLLEREVNYLLNKAKFAKPKPKDKAKDKNATSTENSKANDTANSTEDAEKVIPPKSDDAKEVKPAEEPPTAEEKEETILELNPAENTDTESTESSKSEKHIGDEL; via the exons ATGAGGGAAAGGTTGTCACTATGGGCAGCTTTTTGCCTAATAGTAGCATTCCTGCCTTCTCAAACCG AATCAGTTGCTGTGATGTCTGTGGACTTGGGCAGCGAATGGATAAAAATTGCTTTAGTGAAACCCGGTGTGCCAATGGAGATTGTATTAAACAA AGAGTCCCGACGGAAAACTCCAGTCGCAGTGTGCTTAAAAGAAAATGAGAGGCTTTTTGGAGACAGTGCTTTAGGAGTG GCTGTAAAGAACCCCAAGGTGGTTTACAGATTCCTCCAGAGCATTTTGGGAAAGACCGCAGACAACCCACAGGTGGCACAGTATGAGAAACACTTCCCTGAACACCAGCTGCAGAGAGATGAGAAAAGAGGAACGGTGTTTTTCAAATTATCTGA AGAGTTGCAGTACACTCCAGAGGAACTTTTGGGCATGATATTGAACTACTCTCGTGGTCTGGCTCAAGACTTCGCAG AGCAGCCCATTAAAGATGCTGTGATCACAGTGCCAGCCTATTTTAATCAGGCTGAACGCAGGGCAGTCTTGCAGGCTGCCCATATAGCAGGTCTAAAGGTCCTTCAGCTTATCAACGATAATACTGCCGTGGCTTTGAACTATGGAGTCTTTAGAAGGAAGGACATCAACTCTACTGCACAG aatATCATGTTTTATGATATGGGATCAGGCAGCACAACAGCCACGATTGTCATGTATCAGACGGTGAAGACCAAGGAATCTGGCACCCAGCCGCAGCTTCAGATCCGTGGAGTAGG GTTTGATAGAACACTCGGTGGCTTTGAGATGGAGCTGAGGCTCAGAGATCATCTTGCCAAGCTCTTTAACGAACAGAAGAAATCAAAGAAGGACGTGAGGGAGAATCTGCGTGCCATGGCCAAGCTCCTTAAAGAGGCTCAGAGACTGAAGACTGTGCTCAGTGCCAATGCTGAACATACGGCACAG ATTGAAGGTCTGATGGATGACATGGACTTCAAGGCAAAAGTGACTCGCTCTGAGTTTGAGGCCCTCTGCGAGAATCTGTTTGACAGAGTGCCAGGGCCTGTAAAAGAAGCTTTAGCTGCTGCTGAAATGAGTATG GATGAGATTGAACAGGTTATTTTGGTTGGAGGATCCACCAGGGTGCCCAAAGTGCAGGATGTGCTTCTTAAAGCTGTGGGAaa AGAGGAACTGAGCAAGAATATTAATGCAGATGAAGCTGCAGCGATGGGTGCCGTCTATCAGGCCGCTGCGCTCAGCAAAGCCTTTAAAGTCAAGCCTTTCTTGGTCAGAGATGCAGCTTTGTTTCCCATACAG GTCGAGTTCAGTCGTGAGACGGAGGAAGAGGATGGCATGAAGACTGTGAAGCACAACAAGCGCATCCTGTTTCAGAGAATGGCCCCGTATCCCCAGAGGAAAGTTATCACCTTTAATCGTTACACGGATGACTTTGTCTTCAACATCAATTATGGAGACCTCAGCTTCCTCAGTGAACAGGACCTGAA agTGTTTGGATCTCAGAATCTGACAACTGTAAAACTGTCTGGAGTGGGCAGCAGCTTCAAGAAACATTCAGATGCTGAATCTAAGGGCATCAAGGCCCATTTCAACATGGATGAAAGTGGAGTGCTAAATCTGGACCGG GTGGAGTCAGTGTTTGAGACCGTTGTGGAGGAGAAAGAGGAGTCCACACTCACAA AACTTGGAAACACCATTTCCAGCCTGTTTGGTGGTGGCATCTCAGAGCAAAATGCAAATGTGACTGAACCAGTTACG GATGAAGAAGAAGTGATTCCAGAGGCTGGAAAAGACCAAGACCAGTCAGAGAAACAGGAAGAGTCTGCCCCGGAGAAATCCGAGGAGGGAAAAGAGGGAGAGCCTCAGGCAGAGGAGAAAAAAGATGACAAAGAAGATAAAGCGGAAACTCAG GGAGAGACCGAAGCCGAAAAGACTGAAGAGAAATCAGATGCTGAGAAAGCAGAGGAGACCGAGGCGGAAAAGAAatccaaaatacagaaaaagagcAAAATCTCAGAAGACATCACAGTGGAGCTTGAGGTGAACGATGTTCTCGATCCCAGCACAGAGGACATGGAAGTGTCCAAAAAGAA GCTGCAGGATCTCACTGACCGCGATCTGGAGAAACAGGAAAGAGAAAAGACCCTGAACAGCCTGGAGGCTTTTATCTTTGAGACGCAG GATAAGATGTATCAGGATGAGTATCTGGCTGTTGTGAATGAGGAGGAGAAAGAGCAGATCACAGGAAAGCTGAGCGAGGCTTCTAGCTGGATGGATGAGGAGGGATACACTGCTGGCACTAAGGAGCTGAAGGAGAAGCTGTCTGAACTAAAAAAACTTTGTAAAGCCATGTTCTTCAGAGTGGAGGAGAGGAGGAAATGGCCTGACAGACTGGCAGCTCTCGACAGCATGCTCAACCACTCCACCATCTTCCTCAA GAGTGTTAGACTGATTCCTGAGGCAGACCAGATCTTCACGGAGGTTGAACTGAAGATGCTAGAGAGGGTCATCAATGAATCAATG actTGGAAGAATGAGACTGTTGCTGAACAAGAAAAACTGTCCCCAACAGAGAAACCGGTTCTGCTCTCGAAGGACATTGAAGCGAAGCGTTCCCTCTTGGAAAGGGAGGTCAACTACCTGCTGAACAAAGCAAAGTTTGCCAAACCAAAGCCTAAAGATAAGGCTAAAGACAAGAACGCCACCTCCACAGAGAACAGCAAAGCTAACGACACCGCTAACAGCACAGAAGATGCAGAGAAGGTTATACCCCCCAAGAGCGATGATG CTAAAGAGGTGAAGCCGGCAGAGGAGCCTCCAACtgctgaagaaaaagaagaaaccaTACTTGAACTAAATCCAGCAGAAAATACGGATACAG AATCAACAGAGAGCAGTAAATCTGAAAAACACATAGGGGATGAATTATAA
- the LOC132132097 gene encoding histone H2A-like, with protein MSGRGKTGGKARAKAKSRSSRAGLQFPVGRVHRLLRKGNYAERVGAGAPVYLAAVLEYLTAEILELAGNAARDNKKTRIIPRHLQLAVRNDEELNKLLGGVTIAQGGVLPNIQAVLLPKKTEKPAKSK; from the coding sequence ATGTCTGGAAGAGGTAAAACCGGTGGGAAGGCCCGCGCAAAAGCCAAGTCTCGTTCATCCAGAGCTGGACTTCAGTTTCCAGTCGGACGTGTACACAGATTATTACGCAAGGGAAATTACGCCGAGCGCGTAGGCGCAGGAGCCCCCGTGTATTTGGCCGCTGTCCTGGAATACCTAACGGCTGAGATCCTCGAGCTAGCAGGAAACGCCGCCCGAGACAACAAGAAAACAAGAATCATCCCCCGTCACCTGCAGCTGGCTGTCCGCAACGACGAAGAGCTCAACAAGCTTTTAGGCGGTGTTACCATCGCCCAGGGCGGAGTGCTTCCAAACATCCAGGCAGTGCTGCTGCCCAAGAAAACCGAGAAGCCAGCCAAGAGCAAGTAA
- the LOC132132098 gene encoding histone H2B 3, which translates to MPEPAKSAPAPKKGSKKAVTKTQKKGDKKRRKTRKESYAIYVYKVLKQVHPDTGISSKAMGIMNSFVNDIFERIAGEASRLAHYNKRSTITSREIQTAVRLLLPGELAKHAVSEGTKAVTKYTSSK; encoded by the coding sequence ATGCCTGAACCTGCGAAATCAGCTCCCGCTCCCAAAAAGGGGTCTAAAAAAGCTGTCACCAAGACCCAGAAGAAGGGGGATAAGAAAAGGCGTAAGACCAGAAAAGAGAGTTATGCCATTTACGTGTACAAAGTACTGAAACAAGTGCACCCGGACACTGGTATCTCCTCAAAGGCGATGGGCATTATGAACTCGTTCGTTAACGACATCTTCGAGCGCATCGCGGGAGAAGCCTCGCGCCTGGCGCATTACAACAAGCGCTCCACTATCACATCCCGGGAGATCCAGACGGCCGTGCGCCTGCTCCTGCCGGGAGAGCTGGCCAAACACGCCGTGTCCGAGGGCACAAAGGCCGTGACCAAATACACCAGCTCCAAGTGA
- the LOC132132363 gene encoding zona pellucida-like domain-containing protein 1 has protein sequence MAYGRHFQSIMWPFLLVCQLVLILQSEAQSPCLTHPTFRDPDSSDITVVCGTNRMDLLILLCPMYFYGYNESTVALNGQFGKPECRGTADWTVDPPVVKFQFYITEPYISVCSNKLTITQEIGSGLFSDFSSVQSVNISGAVNTQELNAGTITYKQEMKYLFSCRYPLQYLVNNTEISVSGVSLAIKDNNGSFISTLRMVLFEDYTYTTRLFMPPTGLMLKTRVFVEVRATNLTERFNVLLDRCYTTTSPYPGNNTSFDLFVGCNLDPQTIMGVNGEQQVARFSFETFRFVEHRNRTVSTFYLHCATRLCESSFCRSLRQNCTTSGRKRRAVQSAQGTSVSDVATVISGPIITKVDEPFAPVATVSKKLKQDEVVVGVSVAAGVFGGLCVIMLAALIYKIRKDKFNADKSSFFH, from the exons ATGGCATATGGTCGTCATTT CCAGAGCATCATGTGGCCGTTCCTCCTAGTGTGTCAGCTCGTCCTGATTCTCCAGTCAGAGGCTCAGAGTCCCTGCCTCACCCACCCAACATTCAGAGACCCGG acagCTCTGATATCACAGTTGTGTGTGGCACAAACAGGATGGATTTGCTGATTTTGCTGTGCCCCATGTACTTCTATGGATACAATGAATCGACGGTGGCTCTTAATGGTCAGTTCGGCAAACCTGAGTGCAGAGGAACCGCTGACTGGACCGTCGACCCACCTGTTGTGAAATTCCAGTTCTACATAACTGAACCGTACATATCTGTCTGCTCCAATAAGCTGACG ATCACCCAAGAGATTGGATCTGGGCTGTTCTCAGACTTCTCTAGTGTTCAGTCTGTGAACATCTCTGGAGCGGTCAATACTCAGGAGTTGAATGCTGGAACCATCACCTACAAGCAGGAGATGAAATACCTCTTTTCCTGTAGATACCCACTGCAGTACTTGGTCAACAACACGGAGATCAGTGT ATCTGGAGTGAGTTTGGCAATTAAAGACAATAATGGTAGTTTCATCAGCACTCTGAGAATGGTTCTTTTTGAG GACTACACATATACAACTCGTCTCTTCATGCCTCCAACGGGTCTCATGCTGAAAACCAGGGTTTTTGTGGAAGTCCGAGCAACTAATCTCACAGAGAG GTTCAACGTTCTGTTGGATCGATGCTATACAACCACAAGTCCTTACCCAGGAAACAACACATCATTTGACCTGTTTGTCGG ATGCAACCTTGATCCACAAACCATAATGGGTGTGAATGGAGAACAGCAGGTGGCACGCTTCTCGTTCGAGACTTTTCGCTTTGTGGAGCACAGAAACAGGACGGTGTCcaccttttatctgcactgtgcCACCAGGCTCTGCGAGAGCTCTTTCTGTAGATCCTTACGACAG AATTGCACAACTTCCGGAAGGAAGCGGAGGGCCGTCCAGTCAGCTCAGGGAACCTCTGTGAGTGATGTTGCCACAGTGATCTCTGGGCCAATCATCACCAAAGTGGACG AACCGTTTGCACCTGTTGCTACAG TGTCTAAGAAACTGAAGCAGGATGAGGTGGTGGTGGGCGTCTCTGTGGCAGCAGGGGTATTCGGAGGCCTGTGCGTCATCATGCTGGCTGCGCTCATCTACAAGATCCGCAAGGACAAGTTCAATGCAGACAAATCAAGCTTCTTCCACTGA